A single genomic interval of Lewinellaceae bacterium harbors:
- a CDS encoding DUF5103 domain-containing protein, whose amino-acid sequence MKYLLIVLSLFLPVSIFSQDLLGEDCEYVDYIKTIQLTPDGFQLSPPMIGKSGRLRLSFDDIEGGSKHYRYSIEYCNRDWTTSDLKFNEYAYGQEENPIRTSGFSQQTYLNYTNYQLFIPNSDIQLEKTGNYLIHVFDADQGYIPVFTRRFMVASLDVTPQFTIKTSLDATQYRTHQRLELRIPLPSFSLSDPLNDITCVIMQNGWWEQAVTIHPTYVSNEYLEFNEFEKLTFPAVRQFRQIDLRNIKSRSRNIQALELYGRDVVAFVDDDKPRDNREFEGVDFNGRFIIDRRTNLSSSELQIVKDSVAVYNPLTNEYGKEEVVIHAANPNASREQVQSEYVFTNFILKTKPYQPGTEIYLMGQVSDWKCNPYFQLKYNPDEDGYTGEFPLKQGIYNYLYGLSTDGGKTYDFDQTEGNLFETENEYTVLVYYRPFGARNDELIGFRTMAPLRR is encoded by the coding sequence ATGAAATATCTGTTGATTGTCCTCAGTCTTTTCCTACCGGTCAGCATCTTTTCACAGGATCTGCTGGGTGAGGATTGTGAATACGTAGATTACATCAAGACCATTCAGCTTACACCGGATGGATTTCAGCTTTCCCCTCCGATGATCGGTAAAAGCGGCCGGCTGCGGTTGTCATTTGATGACATCGAGGGAGGATCAAAACATTACCGCTACAGCATAGAGTATTGTAACCGGGACTGGACAACATCGGATCTAAAATTCAATGAATACGCCTACGGCCAGGAAGAAAATCCGATCCGGACAAGCGGATTCAGCCAGCAAACGTATCTGAACTATACCAACTATCAGCTATTTATCCCAAACAGTGATATTCAACTGGAGAAGACGGGAAATTACCTCATCCATGTCTTTGATGCGGATCAGGGTTATATTCCGGTGTTTACCAGACGGTTTATGGTCGCATCACTGGATGTGACCCCTCAATTTACCATCAAGACCTCCCTTGATGCGACTCAGTACCGTACGCATCAACGACTTGAATTGCGTATCCCACTTCCCTCATTTTCGTTAAGCGACCCACTCAATGATATCACTTGCGTGATCATGCAGAATGGCTGGTGGGAACAGGCTGTGACCATCCATCCGACCTATGTATCCAATGAATACCTGGAGTTCAATGAATTTGAAAAACTCACCTTTCCCGCCGTGCGGCAATTCCGGCAAATCGACCTGCGGAATATCAAGAGCAGAAGCCGAAATATCCAGGCATTGGAGCTTTACGGCCGCGATGTAGTGGCATTTGTCGATGATGACAAGCCCAGGGATAACCGGGAATTTGAAGGTGTGGATTTTAATGGACGGTTTATCATTGATCGCCGTACCAATCTCTCATCAAGTGAGCTGCAAATAGTCAAAGACTCCGTTGCGGTGTACAATCCCTTAACCAATGAATACGGTAAGGAGGAGGTCGTCATTCATGCCGCCAATCCCAATGCTTCGCGTGAACAGGTGCAGTCCGAATATGTGTTCACCAACTTCATACTCAAAACGAAACCCTATCAACCGGGCACCGAAATTTACTTAATGGGACAGGTTTCGGACTGGAAATGCAACCCGTACTTTCAACTCAAATACAACCCGGATGAAGACGGATATACCGGTGAATTCCCGCTCAAGCAAGGGATTTACAACTACCTGTATGGTTTATCTACCGATGGAGGGAAAACGTACGACTTTGATCAAACGGAAGGAAACCTTTTCGAGACCGAAAATGAATATACCGTATTGGTCTATTACCGGCCTTTTGGTGCCCGCAATGATGAATTGATTGGCTTCAGAACCATGGCTCCTCTCCGCCGGTAA